A genomic stretch from Aedes albopictus strain Foshan chromosome 2, AalbF5, whole genome shotgun sequence includes:
- the LOC109408178 gene encoding ribonuclease kappa, translated as MPICGPKLSLCGLIVSVWGIIQLLLMGVFYYIHSVALIEDLPLEEHYDTPQEFYAAADVAYSQNAYNCWIAACIYVLTLVVSGQQFYANSRTTVA; from the exons ATGCCAATCTGCGGACCAAAACTGTCGCTCTGCGGCCTGATTGTCTCTGTTTGGGGAATCATCCAGCTG CTCCTGATGGGTGTCTTCTACTATATTCACAGTGTGGCTCTGATTGAAGACCTTCCGCTGGAGGAACATTACGACACTCCGCAGGAATTCTACGCTGCAGCCGATGTGGCTTATAGTCAG aacgccTACAACTGCTGGATCGCTGCCTGCATCTACGTCCTGACTCTGGTGGTTTCCGGCCAGCAATTCTACGCCAACAGTCGCACCACCGTCGCCTAA